The genome window AAAGAATTGGAAGCATATTCTTTTTTTCAGCTTCTATAAGTTCTTTTTCAATAATAATAGGATCAAGTACATTTACATATGATTTTTTTACTCCCAGCCCTTTCCCATTAGTAGAATAACAACAATATCCCATAAGAATAATACTGGAATTATCACCCTCAATAACAGTCGATTTGCTGTCCACCCCATACCATTCAATATTATTCTTCTCAAGTACTTGAATTGTATCCATCATTCCCTGAGCTCTATAATCATACATATGATTATTCGCCAATGTTACATGCGTGATATTTAGGAATTTCAACAATTCGACATCCGATGTATTGCCTTTTAGGTATGCAGATTTCCCCCCTACCGTTCTAGTTTGACTCGTTAATGGACTTTCAAGGTTTGCCACAACATAGTCACATTGTTGAAGTAGTTCTCTAATAGTTTCAAATCTTTTATGATATTTTGAATTACTTGTTGTATTTTTCCCAAATAATGCTGTATCTCCCAAAAAAGCAATCTTCATTTTCCCTATCTCACTTTCCGGTAAATCATTTCAACAATCTCATCTGGCACAAAAACAGATTCATCATGCCATACATAATTATCTACATATGCTCCAAAATCTCTCTGAACATTATAATCGAAGTCATAACGCATTTACTATAATTCCCATTAACCATGCAGAATAATTGAAAAGATGTTTTACAATATCACTGAACTTCATTCCTAATCATTCTAAACTTTCCACTGCTTTCCCTTAAAATATTGTCAACAATTTTTATATTTATCTTCATACTCTTACCGAACTTATGTTCAAATTCATCAAGAAGAAGTTCTTCATGTTTTTTATTGTAAACACCTTTTTCCACTTCAAGAAGTACCGTTATTTCATCCATACGTTTCTGGATAAACTGTGCACGGATAACCGCATTCGGAATGTTCTTCAATAAATTAGCAACATTTCCAGCATTGATTTTTGCACCATCCGCTGTATACAAAAAATCAAGCTGTCTACCTTGAATCTCATCAACTATTGGCCCACACAGTCCGCAATTACATTTTTTTAATGATGGAAATCTCATTCTGTCCCCTATCCTATAGCGAATCAGAGGTGTTCCATGTGTTGTAAAACTGGTAACTAAAACTTCTGTTTCAGATTCATCTATATGTTCAAACACACCGGACGCTAATTCCATGTGGAGGACTTGGTTAACACACTCCGTCACAAAAGGAGCTCCTTCGCTGGAGGCGTACTGGTCATATACCTTGCACCCAAATACTCTTTCCAATAATTCTCTGCCAGATGATGTTAATGTTTCTGATGTCGGAAATATTGCAATTGGATGAAATTTGATTGTTATTCCTTTTCTTTCGATATAGCTTGCCAAATCACACACAGAAGTAAAAAAACCATCTAAGGCAATTGGCTGAAATTTATTCAAGCTCTCTACATATGCCCCCATATTCTCTTCCGTCAGATGAAATGATGAATAAATCATCTGCTTGCAGGCTGCATTGTAGCGCCAAAACACCTTCTTCTTTTGATTCGGTGGGACAATATGTTTTCCATTAAAAGTTGCACGGCGCATTTTAAGATGTTCAAACCCGACCCTCGCCTTAAAATTATCCAACATGGCCATGCGTTGGTTCATATCGTCTGCTGTCATCCGTACAATTAAGGACTTTCCTGTAGTCCCTCCAGTATGCTGGATTACTGCACCCTTCTCAGGAATTGTCATTACTGTATCAATATGGCTTCTTAATGTTTCTTTATCAACAACAGGGAGCTGCTTCAAATCATCTATAGATCGAATTGAATCAATATTGATCCCCTGATATAAATCCCTGTAAAATTCAGACTTTTCAACTGCATATTTGATTAATTCTCGTAATTTAGATATTTGTAATTCTTCTTGTTCATTTAATGGCAGTGCATCGAATTTTTTGAAATAATCTCTATATTCCCAATAATTCTTCCCATACCTCTCTCTATGTTGCTGAAAACCCTTAGCTGAACACATGATATTCTGAAAGAAAATTGGTGATTTATCATAAATTTTTCCCAGTGTTCCCATCACAAATTCTCCTTGTACCATTCAATCGCCGCCTTGATTCCCCTGTCAAAGCTCCAATCCGGATCATATCCCAGCAATTTCTTCGCTTTAGATATATCAGCATTACTATGCTTAATATCGCCTGCCCGCTCAGGTCCAAAGACAGGCTCTGCATCGACACCAAGCGCCTCAGTTAAACCATAATAAATGTCAAGAAGATATTCTCGTCCACCATATGCAATGTTAAATGCTTCTCCTGCAGCTTCTGTCGGAGCCAAACACGCCTTCAGATTTGCTTCAATAACATTTTCAATATATGTGAAATCACGACTCTGCTTTCCATCACCATTAATCGTCGGAACCTCACCGTGTAATAGTTGTTTGATAAACTTAGGAATAACCGCAGCATAGGCTCCATTCGGATCTTGCCTGCGTCCAAACACATTAAAATAACGTAGTCCATAGGTATCAAGGCCGTAATGACGGGTATACTGCTTCGCCCATTCTTCATCGGCACGTTTTGATACTGCATAAGGAGAAAGCAAATTTCCTTCCCTGCCCTCTTTCTTTGGCAGATTAGGCTCGTCCCCATAAACAGAAGAACTAGAAGCATACACAAACTTTTTAACTCTATTTTGCCTTGATGCCTCCATCATATTCAACGTCCCCATAATATTATTAGTACAATAAAACAAAGGCATCTCAATTGAACGTGGCACAGACCCCCATGCAGCCTGATTAAGTACATAATCAACACCTTCACAGGCACTCATACATGTTTCAAAATCTTTAATGTCACCTTTAATAAACTCATAGTTAGAATTATCCATAAACATATCAACATTGGCCTGCTTGCCCGTAGATAAATCATCCAGACAGCGCACTTTATATCCAAGTTTAAGAATCGCTTCACAAAGATTCGATCCAATAAAGCCAGCTCCGCCAGTAACCAGAAATAAGCTGTCTTCATGAAATTTTACATTTTGATAACCCATCTATAATCCTCCAATAAATTCTATAAGGACAGATAATATATTATATCTCTCCAGTCACTTTATAATCTCCAGTATATATATCCAGCAGCTTCATACTCTTTACGATTCAGAAGTCCCTTAATATCAAGAAGTACCTTTGTCCCAGTGCCAAAAAAGCTATTCATTTCAGATATTGAAAAATTACAAAATTCGGTATGAGCAACCGCCAAAACAATTGCATCCATATCCTTAATGGTACTCATATCTACAAATTCAATACCGTATAATTGTTTTGCTTCATCAGAATCTGCCTCTGGGTCAGCAATAAGTGGATCAATACCGTACTCATTGAGTTCGCTAACGATATCAACAATTTTTGTATTTCTAGTATCTGGACAATTTTCCTTAAAAGTAAAGCCTAAAATAGCAACCTTT of Roseburia hominis contains these proteins:
- a CDS encoding SDR family oxidoreductase — translated: MGYQNVKFHEDSLFLVTGGAGFIGSNLCEAILKLGYKVRCLDDLSTGKQANVDMFMDNSNYEFIKGDIKDFETCMSACEGVDYVLNQAAWGSVPRSIEMPLFYCTNNIMGTLNMMEASRQNRVKKFVYASSSSVYGDEPNLPKKEGREGNLLSPYAVSKRADEEWAKQYTRHYGLDTYGLRYFNVFGRRQDPNGAYAAVIPKFIKQLLHGEVPTINGDGKQSRDFTYIENVIEANLKACLAPTEAAGEAFNIAYGGREYLLDIYYGLTEALGVDAEPVFGPERAGDIKHSNADISKAKKLLGYDPDWSFDRGIKAAIEWYKENL